From Argopecten irradians isolate NY chromosome 2, Ai_NY, whole genome shotgun sequence, the proteins below share one genomic window:
- the LOC138315248 gene encoding 3-dehydrosphinganine reductase-like, whose translation MDCCTVSVLVILSVFILTFVWNVRVPKKMQLEGVHVLITGGSSGIGKEIAKLVISRGAKVSIMARNKQRLAEAKEEIEQCRRTGCTEPVVCVEADVARDAKLVEKAVREAESQNGPVQMLVNSAGFSISGPFDDMKPEDFKSQMDVNYLGTVYATKAVISSMKTLGCGRIIFLSSQAGQIGLFGYTGYSAAKFALTGLAQALQMEVKPYNIHVTISFPPDTETPGYKAELAEGKPKETMLISETSGVFQPDKVARTIVEDSLNGRFQSWIGMDGFMLACMTCGMSPVTTVLDALSQILTASVFRLVSLFYLTHFDGIVRKCKKDRDAQKKKAS comes from the exons ATGGATTGTTGTACGGTTTCAGTACTTGTTATTTTGTCAGTTTTTATTCTGACGTTTGTTTGGAATGTCAGGGTTCCGAAGAAAATGCAATTGGAAGGAGTGCACGTTCTA ATAACAGGTGGTTCTAGTGGTATTGGGAAGGAGATAGCGAAACTGGTGATCAGTCGAGGTGCAAAAGTGAGCATAATGGCACGCAATAAG CAAAGACTTGCAGAGGCCAAGGAAGAAATTGAACAATGTAGAAGAACTGGCTGTACAGAG CCAGTAGTTTGTGTGGAAGCTGATGTCGCCAGAGATGCTAAACTTGTGGAAAAAGCAGTTAGGGAA GCAGAGAGCCAAAATGGACCTGTTCAGATGCTGGTTAATAGTGCTGGCTTCTCCATCAGTGGACCTTTTGATGACATGAAACCAGAAGACTTTAAA AGTCAGATGGATGTGAACTATCTAGGGACGGTTTATGCAACCAAAGCTGTCATATCGTCCATGAAGACTTTGGGGTGTGGCCGAATCATCTTCCTTTCCTCACAGGCCGGACAAATTGGACTATTTGGATACACTGGATATTCTGCTGCCAAATTTGCTCTCACAGGGCTTGCACAGGCTCTTCAAATGGAG GTAAAGCCCTACAATATTCATGTGACGATATCTTTTCCTCCTGATACTGAAACACCAGGTTATAAGGCTGAACTGGCCGAGGGAAAG CCAAAAGAAACAATGCTAATATCCGAAACCTCCGGAGTTTTCCAGCCTGATAAAGTTGCCAGAACAATTGTGGAGGATAGTTTG AATGGCCGGTTCCAGAGCTGGATTGGAATGGATGGTTTTATGTTAGCCTGTATGACCTGCGGAATGTCTCCAGTGACCACAGTTCTGGATGCTCTGTCACAG ataCTTACAGCAAGTGTATTTCGCCTGGTGTCCTTGTTCTATTTGACGCACTTTGATGGTATAGTCAGAAAATGTAAGAAGGATAGAGACGCTCAGAAGAAAAAGGCTTCCTAA
- the LOC138315249 gene encoding ribonuclease P protein subunit p29-like, which produces MNIPLPDHVIKHSAELGLEKNKAVKKDFVEAFLKRHLPRNRLLKGEDEEIKSKFLMLDNTKTSKASNKRPTRKKKTLTSRECKNLKIFKVDKTSQSYESYLPLHQLWLEYMEELVNFNSFTPGRMMNVQQRLLKADLHGSLLTVQRSKCPSYVGVTGILLQETRNTFLLITKENKVKCIPKQHSVFTFTLGTYQFTIYGNNFRVRSSERAVRKFKSKATVDL; this is translated from the exons ATGAACATACCATTACCAGATCACGTGATCAAACACAGCGCTGAGCTGGGGTTAGAA aaaaataagGCTGTTAAGAAAGATTTTGTGGAGGCGTTTTTGAAACGTCACTTGCCCAGAAATAGACTTCTTAAAGGGGAAGATGAGGAGATTAAGTCAAAGTTCTTGATGTTGGATAATACAAAAACCAGCAAAGCAAGCAACAAAAGACCTACACGGAAGAAAAAAACTCTCACTTCAAGGGAATGCaagaatttaaagatttttaaagtGGATAAAACATCTcaaag CTATGAATCTTATCTTCCCCTTCATCAACTTTGGCTAGAATACATGGAGGAACTTGTGAACTTCAACAg TTTCACGCCTGGTAGGATGATGAATGTACAACAACGATTACTAAAGGCTGACCTCCATGGCTCGCTACTAACAGTTCAAAGGTCAAAGTGCCCCAGCTACGTAGGGGTCACAGGAATTCTCCTACAGGAAACTAGGAACACGTTTCTTCTGATCACTAAGgaaaacaaagttaaat GTATTCCCAAACAACATTCAGTGTTCACCTTCACATTGGGCACGTACCAATTTACTATCTACGGTAACAACTTCCGTGTGAGGTCCAGTGAAAGAGCTGTTCGCAAATTCAAATCAAAAGCTACTGTAGATTTATGA